From a region of the Pseudoxanthomonas sp. X-1 genome:
- a CDS encoding DNA polymerase III subunit delta', which yields MSAAAFTPWQQRAYDQALAALQAGRLGHALVLAGPAGVGKRAVAERLARYVLSAGAPDGDNRDIQLIDAGTHPDLQRVSFIPTRDGTKLRTEIVIDQIRELSQKLSLTPQYGRAQVAIIDPADAVNTAAWNALLKTLEEPQPGRYLWLLSAEPMRLPATIRSRCQRLEIRMPAREEALAWLAAQDYPQGAAAEALDAARGHPGLALSWLAEGGMALRREVAGDLAKLERGQVSAVETAQRWAGDEHAALRLRFAAELALTQSTEAALTDPARLNKLAAWFDAANRTRDLLRTTVRADLAIVDLLLAWRGTRDASNGGRG from the coding sequence ATGAGCGCGGCCGCGTTCACACCCTGGCAGCAGCGCGCCTACGATCAGGCGCTGGCCGCGCTGCAGGCCGGGCGGCTGGGCCATGCGCTGGTGCTGGCCGGTCCGGCGGGCGTGGGCAAGCGCGCGGTCGCCGAGCGCCTGGCGCGGTACGTGCTCAGCGCGGGCGCGCCCGACGGCGACAACCGCGATATCCAGCTGATCGATGCCGGTACTCATCCGGACCTGCAGCGGGTGTCTTTCATCCCCACGCGCGATGGCACCAAGCTGCGCACCGAGATCGTGATCGACCAGATCCGTGAGCTCTCGCAGAAGCTCTCGCTGACCCCGCAGTATGGCCGCGCGCAGGTGGCGATCATCGATCCGGCCGACGCGGTCAACACCGCGGCCTGGAACGCCCTGCTCAAGACCCTGGAGGAGCCCCAGCCCGGCCGCTATCTGTGGCTGCTCAGCGCCGAGCCCATGCGCCTGCCGGCCACCATCCGCAGCCGCTGCCAGCGCCTGGAGATCCGCATGCCGGCGCGCGAGGAGGCGCTGGCCTGGCTGGCGGCGCAGGACTATCCGCAGGGCGCGGCGGCCGAGGCGCTGGACGCCGCGCGCGGGCATCCCGGCCTGGCGCTGTCGTGGCTGGCCGAGGGCGGCATGGCGCTGCGCCGCGAGGTCGCCGGCGACCTGGCCAAGCTCGAGCGCGGTCAGGTGTCGGCGGTGGAGACCGCCCAGCGCTGGGCCGGCGACGAGCACGCCGCGCTGCGCCTGCGCTTCGCCGCCGAGCTGGCGCTGACGCAGTCGACCGAGGCGGCCTTGACCGATCCGGCGCGATTGAACAAGCTGGCCGCGTGGTTCGATGCGGCCAACCGCACGCGCGACCTGCTGCGCACCACGGTGCGCGCCGACCTGGCGATCGTGGACCTGTTGCTTGCCTGGCGCGGCACGCGTGATGCGTCGAACGGAGGACGAGGATGA
- the tmk gene encoding dTMP kinase, protein MSPRPLEHRHFLSLEGGEGAGKTSALGAIRETLQAAGHEVLLTREPGGTPLAERMRDIVLQPGDEALAPEAELLLMFAARAQHVQRVIAPALARGAWVVSDRFTDSSYAYQVHGRGLDRALVEDLEQRVVHVAPALTLLLDLDVRVGRARTAGRDLWPDRIEREQDDFFERVREGYRRRAQAFPQRFRVIDAAQSPQDVAAAVREAVQAWLDTQA, encoded by the coding sequence GTGAGCCCGCGTCCGCTCGAGCACCGGCACTTCCTCAGCCTGGAAGGCGGCGAGGGTGCCGGCAAGACCAGCGCGCTGGGCGCGATCCGCGAGACCCTGCAGGCGGCCGGACACGAGGTGCTGCTGACCCGCGAACCCGGCGGCACGCCGCTGGCCGAGCGCATGCGCGACATCGTGCTGCAGCCGGGCGACGAGGCCCTGGCGCCGGAGGCCGAACTGCTGCTGATGTTCGCCGCGCGCGCCCAGCACGTGCAGCGCGTGATCGCTCCGGCGCTGGCGCGTGGCGCCTGGGTGGTGAGCGACCGCTTCACCGATTCCAGCTACGCCTACCAGGTACATGGGCGCGGTCTGGATCGCGCGCTGGTGGAAGACCTGGAGCAGCGCGTGGTGCATGTGGCGCCGGCGCTGACCCTGCTGCTGGACCTGGACGTGCGCGTGGGCCGCGCGCGCACCGCCGGCCGCGACCTGTGGCCGGACCGCATCGAGCGCGAGCAGGACGACTTCTTCGAACGGGTACGCGAAGGCTATCGCCGGCGCGCGCAGGCCTTCCCGCAGCGTTTCCGCGTGATCGACGCGGCGCAGTCGCCGCAGGACGTGGCGGCCGCCGTGCGTGAGGCCGTGCAGGCCTGGCTGGACACGCAGGCATGA
- the mltG gene encoding endolytic transglycosylase MltG, protein MASGCKRGCRALVFIVVLLALAVAAVGVWGWQHYQAFQSQPLPGLKPDQVAQVRQGDSFRGVLAHLRAQGITTGADIEWQLLARRLDAAGKLKVGEYALEPGVTTPRSLLQAMRAGRTIQYRFTIVEGWNIRQLRAALNAATPLRHETTQLDDAALMARLGYPGQHPEGRFLPETYLYARGDSDLEVLKRAHEAMDKTLAALWATRAPELPLDSPEQALVLASIVEKETGIAEERARIAGVFVRRLRLGMKLQTDPTVIYGIGSRYDGNIRRSDLTTDTPYNTYTRTGLTPTPIAMPGRAALDAALHPADGDALYFVALGDGSGRHVFSATLDQHNAAVRQYLDRLRRPPLPEDAAPAPGDVQAAPAQDARARQP, encoded by the coding sequence GTGGCGTCAGGTTGCAAGCGCGGTTGCCGCGCCCTCGTGTTCATCGTCGTGCTGCTGGCGCTGGCCGTGGCCGCCGTCGGCGTGTGGGGCTGGCAGCACTACCAGGCCTTCCAGTCGCAGCCGCTGCCGGGCCTGAAGCCCGACCAGGTCGCGCAGGTGCGCCAGGGCGACAGTTTCCGCGGCGTGCTGGCGCACCTGCGTGCGCAGGGCATCACGACCGGGGCGGACATCGAATGGCAGCTGCTGGCGCGCCGTCTGGACGCGGCCGGCAAGCTCAAGGTCGGCGAGTACGCGCTCGAGCCCGGCGTGACCACCCCGCGTTCGCTGCTGCAGGCCATGCGTGCGGGCCGCACGATCCAGTACCGCTTCACCATCGTGGAAGGCTGGAACATCCGCCAGCTGCGCGCCGCGCTCAACGCGGCCACGCCGCTGCGTCACGAGACCACGCAGCTGGACGATGCGGCGTTGATGGCCCGGCTGGGCTACCCGGGGCAACATCCGGAGGGTCGTTTCCTGCCGGAGACCTATCTCTACGCGCGCGGGGATTCGGACCTGGAGGTGCTCAAGCGCGCCCACGAGGCCATGGACAAGACGCTGGCGGCGCTGTGGGCCACCCGGGCGCCGGAGCTGCCGCTGGACTCGCCCGAGCAGGCGCTGGTCCTGGCCTCGATCGTGGAGAAGGAGACCGGCATCGCCGAGGAGCGCGCGCGGATCGCCGGCGTGTTCGTGCGTCGCCTGCGGCTGGGCATGAAGCTGCAGACCGACCCGACCGTGATCTACGGCATCGGCAGCCGCTACGACGGCAACATCCGCCGCAGCGACCTCACCACCGACACGCCGTACAACACCTACACCCGCACCGGCCTGACGCCCACCCCGATCGCCATGCCCGGCCGCGCGGCGCTGGACGCCGCGCTGCATCCGGCCGATGGCGATGCGCTGTACTTCGTGGCGCTGGGCGATGGCAGCGGACGGCATGTGTTCTCGGCCACGCTGGACCAGCACAACGCGGCCGTGCGCCAGTACCTGGACCGCCTGCGTCGCCCGCCGCTGCCGGAGGATGCCGCCCCGGCGCCCGGTGATGTCCAGGCCGCCCCGGCGCAGGACGCCCGGGCCAGGCAGCCGTGA
- a CDS encoding aminodeoxychorismate synthase component I — MLIHELPGDTDLLALQRSASARYPLLMESVASGTVHGRWDLLLASTGEGLRLEGDGATRTLDGAPLEGDFLELLDAAWQPLRTARAASPWPFHGGWALMLDYELASQVEPVLALPQGEGAGPVALALRCPGAVLRDRASGRCVAVAEPGCEALLDLIAADLARAATLQAPVWHAPEALHEDAPERFTEGVRRILDYLAAGDVFQVNLSRGWQARFAPRLEPAALYTRLRASNPAPFAGLFQYDGHAVVSASPERLVSVRDGVVETRPIAGTRPRFAGDDDAARIRELVGHPKERAEHVMLIDLERNDLGRVCAPGSVEVDELMTVESYAHVHHIVSNVRGRLRAGVTPGQVIAATFPGGTITGCPKVRCMQIIAELERTPRGAYTGAFGWLGRDGDMDLNILIRSAQLDEDAHGTTLRFRTGAGIVIDSDPQAELGETRAKARGMLLALGQE, encoded by the coding sequence ATGCTGATCCACGAACTGCCCGGCGACACCGACCTGCTGGCCCTGCAGCGCAGCGCGTCGGCGCGCTATCCGCTGCTGATGGAGTCGGTCGCCTCGGGCACGGTGCACGGGCGCTGGGACCTGCTGCTGGCGAGCACGGGCGAAGGCCTGCGCCTGGAAGGCGATGGCGCGACCCGCACGCTGGACGGCGCGCCGCTGGAGGGTGATTTCCTCGAACTCCTCGATGCCGCGTGGCAGCCGCTGCGCACGGCGCGCGCGGCCTCGCCGTGGCCGTTCCACGGCGGCTGGGCGCTGATGCTGGATTACGAGCTGGCCTCACAGGTCGAGCCGGTGCTGGCCTTGCCGCAGGGCGAGGGCGCCGGTCCGGTGGCCCTGGCGCTGCGGTGTCCCGGCGCGGTATTGCGCGATCGCGCGAGCGGCCGCTGCGTGGCCGTGGCCGAGCCCGGATGCGAGGCGCTGCTGGACCTGATCGCCGCGGATCTGGCGCGGGCGGCGACGCTGCAGGCGCCTGTCTGGCACGCGCCCGAGGCGCTGCACGAGGACGCGCCCGAGCGCTTCACAGAGGGCGTGCGCCGCATCCTGGACTACCTCGCCGCCGGCGATGTGTTCCAGGTGAATCTCTCGCGCGGCTGGCAGGCGCGGTTCGCGCCGCGGCTGGAGCCGGCCGCGCTGTACACGCGGCTCCGGGCCAGCAATCCGGCGCCGTTCGCCGGGCTGTTCCAGTACGACGGACACGCCGTGGTCAGCGCCTCGCCGGAGCGCCTAGTGTCGGTGCGCGACGGCGTGGTGGAAACACGCCCGATCGCCGGCACCCGCCCGCGCTTCGCAGGCGACGACGATGCCGCGCGCATCCGCGAGCTGGTCGGCCATCCCAAGGAACGCGCCGAGCACGTGATGCTGATCGACCTGGAGCGCAACGACCTGGGCCGCGTGTGCGCGCCCGGCAGCGTCGAGGTCGACGAGCTGATGACGGTGGAAAGCTACGCCCACGTGCATCACATCGTCAGCAACGTACGCGGCCGGCTGCGCGCCGGGGTCACGCCGGGGCAGGTGATCGCCGCGACCTTTCCCGGCGGCACCATCACCGGGTGTCCCAAGGTGCGCTGCATGCAGATCATCGCCGAGCTGGAACGGACCCCGCGCGGAGCCTATACCGGCGCATTCGGCTGGCTGGGGCGCGATGGCGACATGGACCTCAACATCCTGATCCGCAGCGCGCAGCTGGACGAAGACGCCCACGGCACCACGCTGCGCTTCCGCACCGGCGCCGGCATCGTGATCGATTCCGACCCGCAGGCCGAGCTGGGCGAGACCCGGGCCAAGGCGCGCGGGATGCTGCTGGCGCTGGGGCAGGAGTGA
- the fabF gene encoding beta-ketoacyl-ACP synthase II, with product MSRRRVVVTGMGMVSPLGNDLVSSWDGIKNGRSGIGPLTSFDASTFATRICGEVRDLDISQFIHPKDAKKMDAFIHYGVAASLMALQDSGLEVTEANAERIGAMVGSGIGGILGIEQQTEKYLEGGARKVSPFYIPSTIINMLPGHLSIMKGLKGPGFSAVSACATANHSIGMAMRTIQYGDADVMVCGGAERGSSPTSMAGFCSMKAMSTRNDDPTRASRPWDAERDGFVMGDGAGILVIEEYEHAKARGARIYCELAGFGASQDAWHMTAPSEDGDGPARCMTMAMKDAGVNPEEVAYLNAHGTSTPLGDVAETLAMKRAMGDHAYKMMVSSTKSMTGHLLGAAGGVEAIFSVMALHEGVIPPTINLDNPGEGCDLDYVPNVAREKKIDVAMSNGFGFGGTNGTLVFKRL from the coding sequence ATGAGCCGACGTCGCGTCGTCGTTACCGGCATGGGCATGGTCTCGCCGCTGGGCAACGATCTGGTTTCCAGCTGGGACGGCATCAAGAATGGCCGTTCGGGCATCGGTCCGCTGACCTCGTTCGATGCCTCGACCTTCGCCACCCGCATCTGCGGCGAGGTGCGGGATCTGGACATCAGCCAGTTCATCCATCCCAAGGACGCCAAGAAGATGGATGCCTTCATCCATTACGGCGTGGCGGCCTCGCTGATGGCGCTCCAGGACTCGGGCCTGGAAGTCACCGAAGCCAACGCCGAGCGCATCGGCGCGATGGTCGGTTCGGGCATCGGCGGCATCCTGGGCATCGAGCAGCAGACCGAGAAGTACCTGGAGGGCGGCGCGCGCAAGGTCTCGCCGTTCTACATCCCCAGCACGATCATCAACATGCTGCCGGGCCACCTGAGCATCATGAAGGGTCTGAAAGGGCCTGGCTTCTCGGCCGTGTCGGCGTGCGCGACGGCCAACCACTCCATCGGCATGGCCATGCGCACCATCCAGTACGGCGATGCCGACGTGATGGTCTGCGGCGGCGCCGAGCGCGGCTCCTCGCCGACCTCGATGGCCGGCTTCTGTTCGATGAAGGCCATGTCCACCCGCAACGACGATCCGACCCGCGCCTCGCGGCCGTGGGACGCCGAGCGCGACGGCTTCGTCATGGGCGACGGCGCCGGCATCCTGGTGATCGAGGAGTACGAACACGCCAAGGCCCGCGGCGCGCGCATCTACTGCGAGCTGGCCGGCTTCGGCGCCAGCCAGGACGCCTGGCACATGACTGCGCCCAGCGAGGACGGCGACGGCCCGGCGCGCTGCATGACCATGGCGATGAAGGATGCCGGCGTGAACCCGGAAGAGGTCGCCTACCTCAACGCGCATGGCACCTCCACGCCGCTGGGCGACGTGGCCGAGACCCTGGCGATGAAGCGCGCCATGGGCGATCACGCCTACAAGATGATGGTCAGCTCGACCAAGTCGATGACCGGTCACCTGCTCGGCGCCGCCGGCGGCGTGGAAGCCATCTTCTCGGTGATGGCGCTGCACGAGGGCGTGATCCCGCCGACCATCAACCTGGACAACCCGGGCGAGGGCTGCGATCTGGACTACGTGCCCAACGTGGCGCGCGAGAAGAAGATCGACGTGGCCATGTCCAACGGCTTCGGCTTCGGCGGGACCAACGGCACGCTGGTGTTCAAGCGCCTCTGA
- the acpP gene encoding acyl carrier protein — MSSIEERVKKIVVEQLGVKEEEVTTNASFVDDLGADSLDTVELVMALEEEFECEIPDEEAEKITSVQQAIDYVKAHVKA; from the coding sequence ATGAGCAGCATTGAAGAACGCGTCAAGAAGATCGTTGTCGAACAGCTTGGCGTCAAAGAGGAAGAAGTCACCACCAACGCATCGTTCGTGGACGATCTGGGCGCCGACTCGCTGGACACCGTCGAGCTGGTCATGGCGCTGGAAGAAGAGTTCGAGTGCGAAATTCCGGACGAAGAGGCCGAGAAGATCACCTCCGTCCAGCAGGCCATCGACTACGTCAAGGCCCACGTCAAGGCCTGA
- the fabG gene encoding 3-oxoacyl-ACP reductase FabG, producing the protein MNAALPLAGEIALVTGASRGIGAAIADTLAAQGATVIGTATTDAGAQAIAQRMETLGGHGRTLDVTDAEAIEALIEATAKEFGPVSILVNNAGITRDNLLMRMKDEDWNAILDTNLSSVFRTSKAVMRGMMKARRGRIINIASVVGVTGNPGQTNYAAAKAGIIAFSKSLAKEIGSRGVTVNVVAPGFIDTDMTKALPEDARAALLGQIALGQLGEPADIANAVAFLAGPGAKYITGETLHVNGGMYMP; encoded by the coding sequence ATGAACGCTGCACTCCCCCTGGCCGGCGAGATCGCCCTGGTGACCGGCGCCAGCCGCGGCATCGGCGCGGCCATCGCCGACACGCTGGCCGCGCAGGGCGCCACCGTCATCGGCACGGCGACCACCGACGCCGGCGCGCAGGCCATCGCCCAGCGCATGGAGACCCTGGGCGGCCACGGCCGCACCCTGGACGTCACCGACGCCGAGGCGATCGAGGCGCTGATCGAAGCCACCGCCAAGGAATTCGGGCCCGTCTCGATCCTGGTCAACAACGCCGGCATCACCCGCGACAACCTGTTGATGCGGATGAAGGACGAGGACTGGAACGCGATCCTGGACACCAACCTGTCCAGCGTGTTCCGCACCTCCAAGGCGGTCATGCGCGGCATGATGAAGGCGCGCCGCGGCCGCATCATCAACATCGCCTCGGTGGTCGGCGTGACCGGCAACCCGGGCCAGACCAACTACGCCGCGGCCAAGGCCGGCATCATCGCCTTCTCCAAGTCGCTGGCCAAGGAAATCGGCTCGCGCGGGGTCACCGTCAATGTGGTGGCGCCCGGGTTCATCGATACCGACATGACCAAGGCCCTGCCCGAGGATGCGCGCGCGGCGCTGCTGGGCCAGATCGCGCTGGGCCAGCTGGGCGAGCCGGCCGACATCGCCAACGCCGTGGCCTTCCTGGCCGGGCCGGGCGCCAAGTACATCACCGGCGAAACCCTGCACGTCAACGGCGGCATGTACATGCCGTAA
- the fabD gene encoding ACP S-malonyltransferase, translating to MTDTSLAFVFPGQGSQSVGMLAELAELHPQVRDTFNEASDGAGTDLWALSQGGPEELLNRTEYTQPALLAAGIAVWRLWRKEGGPTPARLAGHSLGEYTALVAAGALSLRDGAHLVRIRGQLMQEAAPAGVGAMAAVLGAEDALVAEVCTQVSGSKVVVPANYNSPGQIVIGGDAEAVDAAIAELNARGIRKTVKLAVSVPSHTPLMREAANRLAETIKGLSWHLPALPVVQNVDAQVHDSIESIAEALVRQLYLPVRWTDCVQALAAGGATRIAECGPGKVLTGLVKRIDKSLDGRALSTPADFASALETWKTA from the coding sequence GTGACTGACACCTCACTTGCCTTCGTGTTTCCCGGCCAGGGATCGCAGTCGGTTGGCATGCTGGCCGAACTGGCCGAGCTGCACCCGCAGGTGCGCGACACCTTCAACGAGGCGTCCGACGGCGCCGGCACGGACCTGTGGGCGCTCTCGCAGGGCGGCCCGGAAGAACTCCTCAATCGCACCGAATACACCCAGCCGGCCCTGCTGGCCGCGGGCATCGCGGTGTGGCGCCTGTGGCGCAAGGAAGGCGGCCCGACGCCGGCCCGACTGGCCGGTCACAGCCTGGGCGAGTACACCGCGCTGGTCGCCGCCGGTGCGCTGTCGCTGCGGGACGGCGCGCACCTGGTGCGCATCCGCGGCCAGCTGATGCAGGAGGCCGCGCCGGCCGGCGTCGGCGCGATGGCCGCCGTGCTCGGCGCCGAGGATGCGCTGGTGGCCGAGGTCTGCACGCAGGTCTCCGGCAGCAAGGTCGTGGTGCCGGCCAACTACAACTCGCCTGGCCAGATCGTGATCGGCGGCGATGCCGAGGCGGTCGATGCGGCCATCGCCGAACTCAACGCGCGCGGCATCCGCAAGACGGTCAAGCTGGCCGTCAGCGTGCCCTCGCACACCCCGCTGATGCGCGAGGCCGCCAACCGCCTGGCCGAGACCATCAAGGGCCTGTCCTGGCATCTGCCGGCGCTGCCGGTGGTGCAGAATGTCGATGCCCAGGTGCACGATTCGATCGAGTCGATCGCCGAGGCGCTGGTGCGCCAGCTGTACCTGCCGGTGCGCTGGACCGATTGCGTGCAGGCGCTGGCCGCCGGCGGTGCCACGCGCATCGCCGAATGCGGGCCGGGCAAGGTGCTGACCGGCCTGGTCAAGCGCATCGACAAGTCCCTCGACGGCCGCGCGCTGTCCACCCCGGCCGACTTCGCTTCGGCGCTCGAGACCTGGAAGACCGCATGA